Proteins from one Algicella marina genomic window:
- a CDS encoding SMI1/KNR4 family protein → MSTDHKPTPPSLSPDTLDLLERVFEARLPPAYRDWLATRNGQTPENRLIQFMENGRETGTTLHALYAVNAQHSYDDLWHYNAHFGQELRPWYLSIGRDDGGNQIVIALKGPNHGKILFRDHEVPLDVGLHVIAPNFDAFIAELKTG, encoded by the coding sequence ATGAGCACTGATCACAAGCCCACGCCGCCTTCCCTCTCCCCCGATACGCTGGACCTACTGGAACGCGTGTTCGAAGCGCGGCTTCCCCCTGCCTATCGTGACTGGCTTGCCACGCGGAACGGGCAAACGCCCGAAAACCGGCTCATCCAGTTCATGGAGAACGGACGCGAGACGGGCACCACCCTGCACGCGCTCTATGCCGTGAATGCCCAACACAGCTACGATGACCTTTGGCATTACAACGCGCACTTTGGCCAGGAACTGCGTCCGTGGTATCTGAGCATCGGAAGAGATGATGGCGGCAACCAGATCGTCATCGCATTGAAGGGACCTAACCACGGGAAAATCTTGTTCCGCGATCATGAAGTTCCGCTTGACGTGGGATTGCACGTCATCGCGCCCAATTTCGATGCGTTCATAGCTGAATTGAAGACAGGCTGA
- the doeA gene encoding ectoine hydrolase DoeA (DoeA (degradation of ectoine A) is also called EutD (ectoine utilization D).): MTTFEKNFTTEEYERRLAKTRAAMSKKGLDAIFVSDPSNMSWLTGYDGWSFYVFQGVILTLEGEPVWWGRAMDALGARRTVFMDGEDAIRGYDDTYVQNPDKHPMEDLAGLLGELGLEDKRIGVEMDNYYYSATAHECLKKKLSKATLKDVTGLVNWQRAVKSEREIEYMQRAARIVEAMHEQILEVAEPGMRKNDLIAEIYATGIRGAYGYWGDYPAIVPMAPSGLDATAPHLTWDDRPLEIGEATFFEIAGAHRRYQCPQSRTLFLGEVPQKYRDAEAAVLDAIEAGLEKAKPGNQAQDIANAFNATLNKAGFEKDSRCGYAIGISYPPDWGERTISFRRGDTSVLEPGMTFHFMPALWLDDGGLEITEPILITDDGHECLCSTPRELWVKG; encoded by the coding sequence ATGACCACTTTTGAAAAGAACTTCACCACCGAAGAATACGAGCGCCGTCTTGCCAAGACCCGCGCGGCCATGTCCAAGAAAGGGCTGGACGCGATCTTTGTCAGCGACCCATCCAACATGTCCTGGCTGACGGGCTATGACGGCTGGTCCTTCTATGTCTTTCAGGGCGTGATCCTGACCCTGGAAGGAGAGCCCGTCTGGTGGGGCCGGGCTATGGATGCCCTTGGTGCCCGGAGGACAGTCTTCATGGACGGTGAAGATGCAATTCGCGGCTATGACGATACATACGTGCAGAACCCTGACAAACACCCGATGGAAGACCTCGCAGGGCTGCTTGGCGAACTTGGCCTCGAGGACAAGCGCATCGGGGTGGAGATGGACAACTACTATTACTCCGCCACGGCACACGAATGTCTGAAAAAAAAGCTGTCCAAGGCGACACTGAAAGACGTGACCGGGCTGGTGAACTGGCAGCGCGCGGTTAAATCCGAGCGAGAAATCGAATACATGCAGCGCGCTGCGCGTATCGTTGAAGCCATGCACGAGCAAATTCTGGAAGTCGCTGAACCAGGAATGCGCAAGAATGACCTGATCGCAGAGATCTACGCCACCGGCATTCGCGGCGCCTACGGATACTGGGGGGATTATCCGGCAATTGTCCCGATGGCACCTTCCGGTCTCGACGCCACAGCGCCACATCTGACATGGGACGACCGACCGCTGGAAATTGGCGAGGCCACCTTCTTTGAAATTGCCGGGGCGCACAGGCGTTACCAGTGCCCGCAATCTCGCACGTTGTTCCTGGGCGAAGTGCCGCAGAAATACCGCGATGCCGAGGCTGCCGTGCTGGACGCCATTGAGGCGGGGTTGGAAAAGGCCAAGCCGGGCAATCAGGCTCAGGACATCGCCAACGCCTTCAACGCGACGCTCAACAAGGCAGGGTTCGAGAAAGATAGCCGTTGCGGTTATGCCATCGGCATAAGTTATCCGCCTGACTGGGGCGAGCGCACCATTTCGTTCCGTCGTGGTGATACCTCGGTGTTGGAGCCGGGCATGACGTTCCACTTCATGCCTGCCCTTTGGCTCGACGATGGCGGGCTCGAGATCACTGAACCGATACTGATTACTGATGACGGCCACGAATGCCTTTGCTCCACGCCCCGTGAACTCTGGGTGAAAGGATGA
- a CDS encoding LysR family transcriptional regulator, producing MSKAHNLNRLAYFAAVVETGSFTNAADRLGVTKAVVSSQVTQLEQELKATLLVRNTRKVSTTEAGRLFYTHCTSILNQAEEAFSELSQLSEKPVGTLRMTAPHDYGTAVIAPLVASFRRQYPDCQVELYLGDDHSDLMAGDLDLAIRIGWLRDSTLLARKLGGFRQVLVGAGANSGQFDRIRHPDDLAAAPFIANKALSDPLQWQFQGADGDTVTAKLQSHLSIDSAPAIMAAVKEGAGLAILPDYLVQEHVASGLLTRILPEWHLPEGGIFAVLPASKFRAAKVSAFTEMLRHAEKARRRR from the coding sequence ATGTCGAAAGCGCATAATCTGAACCGGCTGGCCTATTTTGCCGCCGTCGTCGAAACAGGGTCGTTCACCAATGCCGCCGACCGGCTTGGGGTGACCAAGGCCGTGGTCAGCAGTCAGGTGACCCAGCTGGAGCAGGAGCTGAAAGCAACGCTTCTGGTGCGCAACACGCGCAAGGTCAGCACCACCGAGGCGGGTCGACTGTTCTACACGCATTGCACGTCCATCCTCAATCAGGCGGAAGAGGCTTTTAGTGAGCTGTCGCAGCTTTCAGAGAAACCCGTGGGCACATTGCGCATGACCGCCCCGCATGATTACGGCACGGCGGTAATCGCCCCGCTTGTCGCTTCATTCCGGCGCCAATATCCTGATTGCCAGGTCGAGCTGTATCTTGGCGATGATCATAGCGATCTGATGGCAGGCGATCTTGATCTGGCTATTCGGATCGGGTGGCTGCGCGATTCGACGCTTTTGGCGCGCAAACTGGGTGGGTTCAGACAGGTTCTAGTCGGCGCGGGAGCCAACTCGGGTCAGTTCGATCGTATCCGACATCCAGACGATCTTGCTGCTGCCCCCTTCATCGCAAACAAGGCGCTGTCCGACCCGCTGCAATGGCAGTTTCAAGGCGCTGACGGCGACACGGTTACCGCGAAGTTGCAAAGCCATCTCTCAATCGACAGTGCGCCCGCGATCATGGCCGCCGTAAAGGAGGGCGCGGGTTTGGCGATCTTGCCCGATTATCTGGTGCAGGAACATGTCGCCTCGGGCTTGCTGACCCGGATCTTACCCGAATGGCACTTGCCCGAAGGGGGGATCTTCGCGGTGCTTCCTGCGTCGAAATTCCGCGCAGCAAAGGTGAGCGCCTTTACCGAAATGCTGCGCCATGCGGAAAAGGCGCGGCGCAGGCGCTGA
- the doeB gene encoding N(2)-acetyl-L-2,4-diaminobutanoate deacetylase DoeB, with the protein MTVNPIAPTIPLDAQGAHHGFLKLPYSRDDSAWGSVMIPISVIANGDGPTALLTGGNHGDEYEGPIALQELARFLKPEEIRGRVIILPMMNLPAFTAGLRCSPIDGGNLNRSFPGRPDGTVTQKIAHYVATELVPSADVVLDFHSGGRTLDFLPFAAAHILADKSQEAACMEAMQAFNAPYSVRMLEIDSGGMFDTEVEEQGKIFVTTELGGAGTATARSVAIARKGVRNLLCHVGILSGAPEVAATIELDMPDERCFQFAMGAGLIEYLIDLGDTVEEGRPIARIWPADRCGTDPVPCLARRDGVLAARHVPGLVKVGDCVGLIAVPVE; encoded by the coding sequence ATGACTGTAAATCCGATTGCGCCGACAATTCCGTTGGATGCCCAAGGCGCGCATCACGGTTTTCTGAAACTTCCCTACAGCCGCGATGATAGCGCCTGGGGTTCAGTCATGATCCCGATCAGCGTGATCGCCAATGGCGACGGTCCAACGGCGTTGCTGACAGGTGGGAATCACGGCGACGAATATGAAGGCCCGATTGCCCTTCAGGAATTGGCGAGGTTCCTGAAGCCGGAGGAAATTCGCGGCCGGGTCATCATCCTGCCGATGATGAACCTTCCCGCCTTTACTGCCGGATTGCGCTGCTCGCCGATTGATGGCGGTAACCTGAATCGCAGTTTTCCCGGGCGCCCGGACGGAACGGTGACGCAAAAAATTGCGCATTACGTGGCTACCGAACTCGTACCGTCAGCTGATGTAGTTCTCGACTTTCACTCCGGCGGGCGGACGCTGGACTTTCTACCTTTTGCAGCAGCGCATATACTGGCAGACAAATCTCAGGAGGCGGCCTGCATGGAGGCAATGCAGGCATTCAACGCCCCCTATTCGGTGCGAATGCTGGAAATCGATTCCGGAGGAATGTTCGATACAGAAGTGGAAGAGCAGGGCAAGATCTTCGTGACAACCGAGCTTGGCGGCGCGGGAACCGCCACGGCGCGTAGTGTCGCTATAGCCCGGAAGGGAGTTCGCAACCTGCTCTGCCACGTCGGAATTTTATCGGGTGCACCAGAAGTTGCTGCCACGATTGAACTCGACATGCCTGATGAACGATGTTTTCAGTTCGCCATGGGCGCGGGGCTAATTGAGTACCTGATCGATCTCGGTGACACAGTCGAAGAGGGGCGGCCAATTGCCCGCATTTGGCCCGCTGATCGCTGCGGTACAGACCCGGTGCCATGTTTGGCAAGGCGCGATGGCGTCCTTGCGGCCCGCCACGTTCCAGGGCTGGTCAAAGTCGGTGACTGCGTTGGGTTAATAGCCGTCCCCGTGGAGTGA